A window of Helicobacter pylori genomic DNA:
AGAAGGCGGTGCAGATGTGCAGAAGCAATTGGAAAAGCCAAAAGAGTATAAAGTAGTGAAGGGCGAGAAAAACGCTTGGTATCTGGGGATTAGCTATCAAGTCGGTCAGGCTTCCCAAACCGTTAAAAACCCCCCAAAAAGCAGTGAGTTTAACTACCCTAAATTCCCTGTGGGTAAAACCGATTATTTAGCCGTTATGCAAGGCTTGGGGCTTACTGTGGGTTATAAGCAGTTTTTTGGAGAAAAGCGTTGGTTTGGTGCACGCTATTATGGCTTTATGGATTATGGTCATGCCGTGTTTGGAGCGAATGCTTTGACTTCAGATAATGGCGGAGTGTGCGAGCTTCACGAACCGTGTGCGACCAAAGTAGGGACTATGGGCAATCTGTCTGACATGTTCACTTATGGTGTGGGTATTGACACTTTGTATAATGTCATCAATAAAGAAGATGCGAGTTTTGGGTTCTTTTTTGGAGCTCAAATTGCGGGTAACTCTTGGGGGAATACGACAGGGGCCTTTTTGGAAACCAAAAGCCCTTATAAGCACACCTCCTATAGCCTTGATCCGGCGATTTTCCAGTTCCTTTTTAATTTAGGGATTCGCACTCATATTGGTCGGCATCAAGAATTTGACTTTGGCGTGAAAATTCCTACCATTAATGTTTATTATTTTAATCATGGGAATTTGAGCTTTACCTACCGCCGTCAATACAGCCTTTATGTAGGGTATCGTTACAATTTCTAAGATTGGTTTTTTCTCTAATTGAATTTTCAATTAGAGTTTTCTTGTATAAGCCACCGCTTTCTTTTGAAACATTTTTAAAAGTTTTTTGAAAATTAGAATTAAAATCTTTTTGATCATGTTATGATAGTCCAAATTTTTAACAAGGATTAAGCATGTTGTATTCCTCTAAAATCCAATCCCTTTCAGAATCCACGACGATCGCTATTAGCATGCTCGCTAAAGAATTAAAATCGCAAGGAAAAGATATTTTAAGTTTTTCAGCGGGCGAGCCTGATTTTGACACCCCACAAGCGATTAAAGATGCGGCCATAAAAGCCCTAAATGACGGCTTTACCAAATACACTCCGGTAGCTGGAATCCCTGAATTACTCAAAGCGATCGCTTTTAAATTAAAAAAAGAAAACAACTTGGATTATGAACCAAGCGAAATTTTAGTGAGTAATGGCGCTAAGCAAAGCTTGTTTAATGCGATTCAAGCCTTAATTGAAGAGGGCGATGAGGTGATTATCCCTGTGCCTTTTTGGGTAACTTACCCTGAGCTTGTGAAATACAGTGGGGGGGTGAGCAAATTCATTCAAACCGATGAAAAAAGCCATTTTAAAATCACCCCTAAACAGCTCAAAGACGCCTTAAGCCCCAAAACGAAAATGCTCATTCTCACCACTCCGTCAAACCCTACCGGTATGCTTTATAGTAGGGCGGAATTAGAGGCCTTAAGCGAAGTTTTAAAAGAGACTCAAATTTGGGTGCTTAGCGATGAAATTTATGAAAAACTTATTTATAAAGGCGAGTTTGTTTCTTGTGCGGCGGTGAATGAAGAGATGAAAAAGCGCACCATTACCATTAATGGTTTGAGCAAGTCAGTGGCGATGACAGGCTGGCGGATAGGCTATGCGGCGAGCAAGGATAAAAAATTAGTCAAATTGATGAATAACTTGCAAAGCCAATGCACTTCCAATATCAATTCCATCACGCAAATGGCTTCCATTGTGGCGCTTGAAGGGTTAGTGGATAAAGAAATTGAAACGATGCGTCAGGCTTTTGAAAAGCGTTGCAATTTAGCCCACGCAAAAATCAATACGATTGAAGGGTTGAATGCTTTAAAACCTGATGGGGCGTTTTATCTTTTTATCCATATCGGTAGCCTTTGTGGGGGGGATTCAATGCAGTTTTGCCATGAGTTATTGGAAAAAGAAGGCGTGGCGTTAGTGCCTGGAAAGGCTTTTGGTTTAGAAGGTTATGTCCGCTTGTCTTTTGCTTGCTCAGAAGAACAGATTGAAAAGGGGATCGAACGCATCGCTCGCTTTGTCAAATCAAAGGGATAAAAATTTGTATTAAAAAGGGGGGGATTTAATGCGGCATAGTGGTATAATATGGTTTGATTTAAAAGTTTGAAAAGTGCAGTTTTCATAACTAAAATAAATTAAGGAATGACTAAAATTGTTTTTACCATTTGGGAATGGTTTTGGTTTTGGTGTTAGAATTAGTTTCTTAGGCTATTTTCTTTTTAGCAAATAAAGTAAAGGGAGTGTGCTAAATGTTGTTAAATTATGATTTTTTAGAATTTGAAAATGATAAAAAAGTTAGAGTGATAGACGATAAGTTGCATGTAAATATTTTAGATTTTTTTGGCATTGGCGACAAAGACGATAAGATTTTTCTTGGCGATGAAATCTCTAATATTAAGGACAACCCTACTGAGGCTTATGTTGCTGAAATTTATGCAATTGAGGGCGCTAAGCTTAATAGAGTGTATGAGAAGATTAGGAGCGGACTACCTTTTGGGATTATCTCAGCGTTTAGACCTTTTAAAGGAGCTTTTACATTGGTTATATTCAAGTGATTGGTTATTGGAAAGAAAAGGTAGAAAACGATCTTTTGCCTAACAAAGAAATAAGTTTTTTTGTATTTCAAAACGAGCCAAGCAAGACATTCAATTTAAGGAATTATTTGTTGCTATTGGCAAGATTGTTTAATCAAGAGGTGATCTGCTATTGTGAAAACGCTATTCATAATAAAGAAAACGCTTATAGGGTGGAATTGGTGAGTGCCTTATCTAGTGATTTTAATAAGGTGTGGACTAAATTCCCAGACATTATATTCTCAGTGCCTAGTCAATTACCGCAATCTCTCACACACTTAAAAAATAAGATAGCTACATTCTTTTCAAAACAGCCTAGTGGCAATTGCGGTATGAGTTTTAAAGAAATTGATAAGGTTCAAATAAAAGTAACATGCATGCCTAAGATTGTTACTGGGACATTTGAAGATGACATAAAATTATCTATTAAGCGTAACCAGTGGCGTGGTTATCCTAAAGTTTTTGATATTGAAAAAATAGAGAGCATAGAAAGAGAAGTTATTGAAGAAAGAGAAAAACATAAAATAGGTTCAGCACAGAACCTTAAAATCAATAAAATTGCTGATGATTTAAAACAAGGTGAGGTAGTTAGTCATAAACTTATTGCGAACGTGCTTATAACGCAAAAAGCACCCAGCGATACGCCGCATGATGACGATTTAGATCAGTTTAAAACCCCTAAATGAAACACCCCCTAGAAGAATTAAATGACCCAATAGAGAATCTTTTACTATGGATTGGGCGCTTTTTGCGTTACAAATGCACAAGCTTGTCTAATTCCCAAGTGAAAGACCAAAATAAGGTTTTTGAATGCTTGAATGAATTGAATCAAGCGTGCAATTTAGAGCGTTTAGAAAAAGTTTGCAAAAAAGCTCGCAGTGCTGGATTGCTGGGTATCAACACTTATGCACTGCCCCTACTCAAATTTTACGAATACGCTCAAAAGCTTTCTTTAAAATCGCTCAAAAATATAGACAAAGTCATGTTGGCTGAATTTTTGAGTATTTATACCGGAGGTTTGAGTTTAGCCACTAAGAAAAATTATAGGATTGCCCTACTAGGACTTTTTAGTTATATAGACAAGCAAAATCAAGATGAAAATGAAAAATCTTATATCTACAATATCACGCTTAAAAATATCAGCGGAGCGAATCAAAGCGCAGGCAACAAGCTCCCTACCCACTTAAATAGCGAAGAATTAGAAAAATTTTTAGAAAGCATTGATACCATAGAAATGTCCGCTAAAGTGCGCGCGAGAAACCGCCTACTCATTAAAATCATTGTTTTTACAGGCATGCGTTCTAATGAAGCCTTACAGCTTAAAATAAAGGATTTTACTTTAGAAAATGGCTGTTATACCATTTTGATTAAAGGTAAGGGCGATAAATACAGAGCGGTGATGCTCAAAGCTTTCCACATTGAAAGCCTTTTAAAGGAATGGCTCATAGAGAGGGAATTGTATCCTGTTAAAAATGATTTATTGTTTTGCAATCAAAAAGGCATGGCTTTAACGCAAGCGTATTTGTATAGGCAAGTGGAGCGAATCATCAATTTTGCAGGACTCAGGCGAGAGAAAAATGGGGCGCACATGTTAAGGCATTCTTTTGCAACCTTGCTCTATCAAAAACGCCATGACTTGATTTTAGTTCAAGAAGCTCTAGGGCATGCGAGCTTGAACACGAGCAGGATTTACACGCATTTTGACAAACAGCGTTTAGAAGAAGTGGCGAGTATTTGGGAAGAAAGTTAAAAAACACCCCCTACTCCCTTAAAAAATGATTTTTACCATAAAACAACTACAACCTCATTTTTAAAAAATTAAAAAGTTTTTAGCGTGTTGGTTTAAATTTTTACGCTCAAATTCTAACAGCCACTTTTTGACTTCTATGCCCCCATTATACCCCCCTAAAGCACCATTTTTACGCACCACTCTATGACAAGGCACGATCAAAGAAATAGGGTTATTGTGATTAGCGTTGCCAATAGCTCTATAAGATTTAGGGTTATTAATGAGTTTTGCGATTTCATCGTAACTTTTTGTTTTGCCATAAGGGATAGTTAATAGCACAGACCAAACTTGTTTTTGAAAAGGAGTGCCTATCAAATCTAAAGGAACATCAAATTCAAAAAGTTGTCCCAAGAAATAACGCTCCAAGGCTTGAACGCTGAGTTTTAATGGGGTATTCATAGAGATAGAAAAATTGGTCCTATCAAAATCCAATCTCAATAAATGGCTCTCATTAGCGCACAAATGCAAATACTTTAAAGGGAAACTCTTAGGGGTCTTAAAATAGCAGTGGTATAGATTCATCAATTAAAAAAAGAGTTTGTATAAAACAATCAATAGCGACAAACCATACACCCCTAAAATCAAAGCTTTATGCATTTTTTCATTCAAAAGCCCCATGATCCATTTAATCCCAATACTCACGCCCATAATAGAGCCTAAACCCACAATGGCCCCTGCTAATAACACTTCTTTATTGATGATGTGGTGATACATTAAAGAAAAAGCTCCCGAAATAGAAGAAAACAAAATAAAAAACAACCCCAATGCCACGCATTTTTTAGAGTCATACCCTAAAAAATAATGCATCAAAGGCACCATGAGCATCCCCCCACCAATGCCTAAAGTGATGGCAAAAAACCCTGTGAGCGCGCCAATTAAAAATAATTTTAAACCTTGCAAATGCTGGTGTTTGGTGTCTGCTACGGCATCTTTTTTTTTGGGTTTTAAGATAAATTGGATCATAGAGTACACGACTAAAAGAGCGAAAATAACCATCAAAATTTTACTGGAAACAATTTTTAAAATCAGTCCGCTAAAACTCGCTCCCACTAGCCCCCCTGCCCCTATCAACAAGCCTAAAGAAAAATCAAGCGACTTTTTTTTGAAATTCAACACAGAGCCCACGAACGATGAAAGCGCCATTTGCAAAATAGAAATGCCAATGGATTCTTCAAAAGAATGCCCGGTTGCGAGCATGATAGGGACAATGATCATTCCTCCGCCAATGCCAAAGATCCCTGATAGAATGCCCGTAAATAGCCCTATTGTTATGTATAACCCATAAATATCCATAAAAAACCTTTAAAGAAGTAAAACCCCCTCTAAAAGAAAATTAAAATAGCCCCATTCTAATCCAATACCAATAACTAAACCCCCCTAAAAAACGCTTTTAAAGTGGTACTTTTATTGGTCTGTTTTGTTCTTGCAACACAAAACATGCGAATCTTCATTGGGTTCGCTAAGAGAGAGGTTTCTTAATTCATAAGCCAATTTGATAGACGCCGTAGCTTCATCTAAACCAAACCCCTCTTGAGCTAAAATCTGTTTGTAGCTTTCTATATACAAATTATCAAAGCTCTGCGTGAGATTGACTTCTTCGCCCTCTAGGATCATTTTATGATAGACCTTTTCTTTAGCCACTCCCATGTGTTCTGGGTTGATGGAAAAAAACCATCTTATTTTAGCATGCTCTAAAAAGAGTATCCCACACACGCAATCAGGCTCTTCCCTATTGATGATTTTGTCTTTAACGCCTCCAAACAAATACAATAAAGTATCAAAAATATTCACTCCCATTTGAGTGGCTAGCCCCCCACTTTTATTCACATCCGCTCGCCATGAAGAAAAATACCACTTCCCTTGAACGCTGATATAAGTGAGCGTGATGTCAAAAACCTTGCTCGGGTTTTTTTCCAATTCGCTTTGAATTTTTTCTTTTAAAGCCAGCGTGTCGCAATGCAAGCGCAAAGGTAAAAGACTAAACACCCTTTTTTGGTATTTCACCTCTAAATCTTTCAATTCCTGTATTTCGCTAGGATCTAAAACTAAAGGTTTTTCACAAATCACATGCATGCCGTATTTTAACCCGAAACGGATATAATCAAAATGCGTGTGCGTGGGCGTGCAAACACTCAAATAGTTGATTTCTTTACCCATAGCCTTAGATTGCTCTAAATGCTTTTCAAAATCTTCAATATTCGTAAAAAACTCTGATTGCGGGAAATACTCATCTAAAACCCCCACACTATCATGAATATTAAAAGAGCAATCCAAAAAATGCCCTGTATCTCTAATAGCCTGTAAGTGTTTGGGAGCGATAAACCCCCCTGAACCAATCATAGCAAAAAGCATTCATCTTCCTTAAATCATTTTAAATCTCATTTTAGCAAAGATTAGCTTATTTAAGCTTATATTATTGGCAATTAAAACACTCCACCGAGCGATCCAACACGCTTTTTTCATCAATGCTAGGGCTTTCGCTGCGCAAATAATAAGTGGATTTTAACCCTAATTTCCAAGCGAGCGTGTAGATTTCATGCAAGGTTTTACCGCTGGCGTTTTCTATGCGTAAAAACACATTAATACTTTGGCCTTGATCGATCCATTTTTGGCGCACGGCTGCGGCTTTAATCAAATCTTTAGCGTCAATATCATAGGCTGATGTGTAAAAATTCCAAGTTTCTACGCTTAAATTAGGCACAACCACAGGAATTAGCCCGCTCAAATTTTCTTCAAACCACTTTTTCTTATAAATGGGTTCAATCGTTTGGGTTGTGCCCACTAAAATAGAAATAGAGCTAGTAGGAGCGATCGCCATTAAATAGCCATTACGCATGCCAAAAGTTTTGACTTTCTCTCTCAAACCCTGCCAATCGCAAGCGTAGTTAAAAAGCCCTTTTTCAGTGAGTTTTAAGGCTTCATTATTGGCTTTGTCAATAGGGAAAATCCCCTTACTCCATTCTGAATTTTCAAAATCCTTATAAACCCCTTTTTCTTTCGCTAAATTCGCGCTCGTGTCAATCGCATGGTAGCTGATTTGCTCCATTAAAGCGTCAATTTTTTCTAAATGCTCTTTAGACCCCCAAGCGATTTTGTGTTCTGCGAGCATTTGCGCTTCACCCATAACCCCCAACCCTATGGCTCTATTTTGCAAATTGGTGGCTTTGACTTTGCGGTTAGGGTAGAAATTCAAATCAATCACATTGTCTAAAAGCCTGACCATGATCGGCACGACTCTTTTAATGTCTTCTTCAGTGTTGATCTTGCTTAAATTGATGCTCGCTAAATTACACACCGCCGTTTGCCCATCTTTGGCGATTTTAGTAGCGATATAAATTTGTTTGCCTTTAAGAATATCCGTACTGGTGAGCTTGTTGGCGCATTTAGTGATGTTATTATCTGTGGTTACCAACTGCTTTTCTTCAAAAAAATCCATCGTGCCATCGGTGTATTCTATTTGCATGTAGTAATGATTAGGCGCAGTATTTTGAAAGATCTCCGTGCATAAATTAGACGATCGAATAATTCCTGCATGAGCGTTTGGATTGCACCGATTAGCATTATCTTTAAAAGCCAAGAAAGGCAAACCGGCTTCAAAATAATTCATCAAGATTTTTTTCCATAAATCTTTAGCGTTAATGTATTCTTTAATGATTTTAGGATCTTTTTCATACTCTAAATAGCGTTTTTCAAATTCTTGCCCATAAAGTTCAGAGAGATCCTTACACTCATAAGGATCAAATAAAGTCCACATCGCGTCTTCTAAAACCCTTTTCATGAACAAATCGCACACCCAAAGAGCCGGGAATAAATCATGCGCTCTTCGCCTTTCATCGCCGCTATTTTTCCTTAAATCAATGAACTCCATCACATCAATGTGCCAGATTTCCAAATACACCGCAATCGCGCCCTTTCGTGTGCCTAATTGATCAACTGCAATCGCCACATCATTAGCGATTTTTAAAAAGGGGATCGTGCCAGCGCTCGCATTTTTATGCCCATCAATATAGCTCCCGATAGATCGCACTAAAGAAAAATCCCAGCCAATCCCCCCACCGTATTTGGATAATAACGCCATTTCCTTATAGCTGTCAAAAATCCCTTCAATATTATCCGGCGTGCTGCCAATATAGCATGAGCTCAGCTGGTGCTTGGTGGTGCGAGCGTTCGCTAAAGTGGGGGTCGCGCACATCGCTTCAAATTTGCTTAAAACTTCATAAAATTCCAAAGCGATTTTGTTAGGTTCTTGTTCGTTTTGCGCTAAAAACATTGCAATGCTCATGAACATGTGTTGAGGCAATTCAATAGGGTAATTGTTAGCGTCTTTCAACAAATAGCGATCATACAAGGTTTTAATCCCCAAATAATTGAATTGAAAATCCCTTTCAGGCTTGATCTGGCTGTTTAAAAACTCTAGATCAAATTTTTCCTTAAAGCCCTTAAGGATACGACCCTTTTCTTCAGCGTTTTCAAAATACTCTTTTAAATGCCTATAACCTGTAAAACCGCTCACTTTATGGTATAAATCATACAAAAAAAGCCTTGAGGCGACAAAGCTCCAATTAGGCGTGTCAATATCTATCTTATCCACAGCGGTTTTAATCAAAGTTTGTTGGATTTCTTCAGTAGTGATCTTGTCTCTAAATTGCAACCTTGCATCCACTTCTAGCTCACTTTGGCTCACGCCCTCTAAATTGTCCGTAGCGTCCTTAGTGTATTTTTGGATTTTTGTAATGTCCAAAGGCTCAATGCGCCCGTTTCGTTTAACCACCGTAATCAAAATTTTTCCTTAAATTTGAATTAAATCGTTTGTTTTTTAAATTTGGAATTGTATCAATAAAAGCTTAAGAAAAAGAAAAGTTCAAGTTGGCTCTGTCCTATTAATGAGAATGAGTTTTAAAGTTTTTTAATTTTTTTATACCCCCCCATTTAATGCTATTTGAGTTAAATCACCACCCCCATTTAGCGCAAAGCTTAAGAAAATATTGAAACCCCACGATGACCAAACCCTCTATAAGGAAGTTGCTAGGATGCCCACAATACGCCGAAATTTCATGCATAGCAATAGCAAAGGGTATCGTTAAAAGCACCATATAAAAATCCCTTAGTCTTGCTCCTAACACAGCGTCATAAAACGCGCCAAAAAACCTAGCCTTAAAAATGGCTTTAAAAAACTTGGGGAATCCTTGCCAAGTTTCAATAATGAAATAACCTGCCGACCTGCCTTTTGGGTTGAACAAGAGGTTAGACAACAAAGCCGCTATTAGAGTCGTTAGCCACACATAATAGCTGTATTTAGGGTTAAAGATTGGATCGCTAGCCGAACCATTTATGTCATAAAAAATCCTATTGGTTATGGAGAAACAAATTGTAACGACCAAACCCATTGCTGTCTTGTATTCAGTATAACTCAAACGCTCTTTTGAGCCATTCAAGTTCTCTTTTGTAGTATCCATGTTATTTTCTTTCCCCATCACCTTGGCTCATTTGAGACTACCAAGCATGCCCAAAACTATAGCCGTAATCATAAACATCACGGATAGGTTCTCTTGGGGCTTGTGGTTCTTTAGCTTGTGGTTCTCTGTCTATGAAATCATGGATAAGATCTTCTACCCTATCGCCTATTTCCTGACCAAGCAAATACCCTCCAATAGTTCCTAAAGGCCCTTCACCTCTTCCTAAATATCCTCCAATAGCTCCTCCTACATCTCTGCCATGCTGACCCCTTGCCTCTATTTTAGGACCAGCTATAGCCACATTAGCCATTGCACCGCATAAAACCACTACACAACTCAATGTTTTTAACCCGCTCATAACAAATCCTTTCATCAATTGAGATTCAAGGCATGTTTGGCACACCTTGATAAGAATATTTATACCACAACCCTATTAAAAGCATTGTTACAGATCAGCCAAATATCACAAAAATCTCAATAAGTGTTTTGTTTATTCACAAATTATATGATTAAGGTAAATCGTTATTTAAAAATACGCTCAATAAGGTTTTAAAACAGCAGTTCTTTTCAAGCTCCTTAAGGCTTTTTAAAAAACTTAAAATACCCGTTTTCAATGTTGGTTTGAGGGGCACGCGAAAGGCTTAAAGAACCGCTAGGAATGTCTTTAGTGATGGTGGTGCCGCTGCCAATTAAAACATTAGAGCCGATAGTTATGGGCGCAACTAGCTGGCTATCGCTCCCTATAAAGACATTTTCACCGATGATCGTTTGGTGTTTCTTTTTGCCATCATAATTGCAAGTGATCACGCCAGCCCCTACATTTGTGTTTTTCCCTATCTCACAATCCCCCAAATAGCTCAAATGCCCTGCTTTAGTGCCTTGAAGTTTAGCGTTTTTCGTCTCTACAAAATTCCCCACATGGCTATCACAAATCACGCTTTTAGGGCGCGCATGGGCAAACGGCCCCACACTGCTGTTAATAATTTGGCTCTCTTCTATCACGCTATAAGCTTTAATATGCGCGTTTTCTATCAAACAATTCCCGCTCAAACGCACCCCTTGTTCTAAAACACACTCCCCCTTAAAACTCACGCTTTTTTCTAAGTAAATACTCTTGGGTAATTGCATCACTACCCCCAAATCCATAGCGTTTTTTCGCAGTCTTTCTAGCATGATTTCTTCAGCCTTTGCTCTTTCTGTTTGGCAATTCACCCCTAAAAAAGACTCTTCTTCTAAAAAAATGGCGTCAATTGTTTCATTCCCCTTAATACCCAGAGCGACTAAATCCGTAAGGTAGTATTCTTTTTGGGCGTTTTGGTTATGAAGTTTTTGCAAGTATTTTTCTAAAAACTTTCTTTCAAAAAAATACACGCCAGCGTTCACGCTTTTAATGGCTTTTTCTCCATCATTAGCGTCCTTTTCTTCTACAATCTTTTTAACTTGATGGTTTTCTAAAATAACGCGCCCATAACCTTTAGGGTCAGCCAAATGCAATAATCCTATGGCGTTATTGTGGCTTTTCAATAAGGGGGTTAAAGCGTCTTTAGTGATTAAAGGCATGTCTGCATTCAAGATTAAAATCCGCTCATGTTGGGTAAGAATGGGCGTTTTGTCTTCTTGCATGATAGCCCCACCTGTCCCTGAATATTTTTCCACGATTTGAGTGTGGAAAACCACTCCCTTAAAACGCTTTAAAACCGCTTCTTTAATGCGTTCTTGTTGGTGGTGCAAGATAAGATGCACATCGTTACTGATTGAAAAAACCACTTCTAAAATATAAAACAACATAGGCTCCCCGCAAAGAGTGTGCAAAGTCTTAGGCAGGCTAGAGTGCATGCGAGTGCCTTTTCCAGCGGCTAGTATGATCACAGAAAGCATTAAAATCCTTCAATTTAGGGGTTATTTTAGAGAATTTTAACATGCCTTATCTTATAATTTGACCTTGTTTTCCATCAAAGATTTAAGGCTAGAATTTTGCGTTTTTTCATTTTTTTCATTCTCATTTGCCCTTTAATATGCCCTTTAATGAGCGCTGATAGTGCACTACCTAGCGTCAATCTCTCTTTAAACGCCCCCAATGATCCCAAGCAACTCGTAACCACTCTTAATGTCATCGCTTTACTCACGCTTTTAGTTTTAGCCCCATCGTTGATTTTAGTGATGACGAGTTTCACCCGTTTGATCGTGGTGTTTTCTTTTTTAAGGACCGCTTTAGGCACGCAACAAACCCCACCCACTCAAATTTTAGTCTCACTCTCTTTGATATTGACTTTTTTCATCATGGAGCCTAGCTTGAAAAAGGCTTATGACACAGGGATCAAACCCTATATGGATAAAAAGATTTCTTACACCGAAGCGTTTGAAAAAAGCGCTCTGCCTTTTAAAGAGTTTATGCTTAAAAACACACGAGAAAAGGATCTAGCCCTTTTTTTTAGGATCAGAAACCTGCCTAACCCCAAAACCCCTGATGATGTGAGTTTGAGCGTTTTAATCCCGGCGTTTATGATAAGCGAATTGAAAACAGCGTTTCAAATCGGCTTTTTACTCTACTTGCCTTTTTTGGTGATTGATATGGTTATCAGCTCTATTTTAATGGCGATGGGTATGATGATGCTCCCGCCTGTAATGATTTCTTTACCCTTTAAAATTCTAGTGTTTATTTTAGTGGATGGGTTTAATTTATTGACCGAAAATTTAGTAGCGAGTTTTAAAATGGTGTAGCGTTAAAAAATTCAAGCCAAAAAAATGGCTTGAGAGAGGTTTAAAATT
This region includes:
- a CDS encoding methylated-DNA--[protein]-cysteine S-methyltransferase, which produces MNLYHCYFKTPKSFPLKYLHLCANESHLLRLDFDRTNFSISMNTPLKLSVQALERYFLGQLFEFDVPLDLIGTPFQKQVWSVLLTIPYGKTKSYDEIAKLINNPKSYRAIGNANHNNPISLIVPCHRVVRKNGALGGYNGGIEVKKWLLEFERKNLNQHAKNFLIF
- a CDS encoding outer membrane protein; amino-acid sequence: MKKFVVFKTLCLSVVLGHSLLAAEGGADVQKQLEKPKEYKVVKGEKNAWYLGISYQVGQASQTVKNPPKSSEFNYPKFPVGKTDYLAVMQGLGLTVGYKQFFGEKRWFGARYYGFMDYGHAVFGANALTSDNGGVCELHEPCATKVGTMGNLSDMFTYGVGIDTLYNVINKEDASFGFFFGAQIAGNSWGNTTGAFLETKSPYKHTSYSLDPAIFQFLFNLGIRTHIGRHQEFDFGVKIPTINVYYFNHGNLSFTYRRQYSLYVGYRYNF
- a CDS encoding pyridoxal phosphate-dependent aminotransferase — encoded protein: MLYSSKIQSLSESTTIAISMLAKELKSQGKDILSFSAGEPDFDTPQAIKDAAIKALNDGFTKYTPVAGIPELLKAIAFKLKKENNLDYEPSEILVSNGAKQSLFNAIQALIEEGDEVIIPVPFWVTYPELVKYSGGVSKFIQTDEKSHFKITPKQLKDALSPKTKMLILTTPSNPTGMLYSRAELEALSEVLKETQIWVLSDEIYEKLIYKGEFVSCAAVNEEMKKRTITINGLSKSVAMTGWRIGYAASKDKKLVKLMNNLQSQCTSNINSITQMASIVALEGLVDKEIETMRQAFEKRCNLAHAKINTIEGLNALKPDGAFYLFIHIGSLCGGDSMQFCHELLEKEGVALVPGKAFGLEGYVRLSFACSEEQIEKGIERIARFVKSKG
- a CDS encoding sulfite exporter TauE/SafE family protein; the protein is MDIYGLYITIGLFTGILSGIFGIGGGMIIVPIMLATGHSFEESIGISILQMALSSFVGSVLNFKKKSLDFSLGLLIGAGGLVGASFSGLILKIVSSKILMVIFALLVVYSMIQFILKPKKKDAVADTKHQHLQGLKLFLIGALTGFFAITLGIGGGMLMVPLMHYFLGYDSKKCVALGLFFILFSSISGAFSLMYHHIINKEVLLAGAIVGLGSIMGVSIGIKWIMGLLNEKMHKALILGVYGLSLLIVLYKLFF
- a CDS encoding Gfo/Idh/MocA family protein gives rise to the protein MLFAMIGSGGFIAPKHLQAIRDTGHFLDCSFNIHDSVGVLDEYFPQSEFFTNIEDFEKHLEQSKAMGKEINYLSVCTPTHTHFDYIRFGLKYGMHVICEKPLVLDPSEIQELKDLEVKYQKRVFSLLPLRLHCDTLALKEKIQSELEKNPSKVFDITLTYISVQGKWYFSSWRADVNKSGGLATQMGVNIFDTLLYLFGGVKDKIINREEPDCVCGILFLEHAKIRWFFSINPEHMGVAKEKVYHKMILEGEEVNLTQSFDNLYIESYKQILAQEGFGLDEATASIKLAYELRNLSLSEPNEDSHVLCCKNKTDQ
- the xerH gene encoding tyrosine recombinase XerH — its product is MKHPLEELNDPIENLLLWIGRFLRYKCTSLSNSQVKDQNKVFECLNELNQACNLERLEKVCKKARSAGLLGINTYALPLLKFYEYAQKLSLKSLKNIDKVMLAEFLSIYTGGLSLATKKNYRIALLGLFSYIDKQNQDENEKSYIYNITLKNISGANQSAGNKLPTHLNSEELEKFLESIDTIEMSAKVRARNRLLIKIIVFTGMRSNEALQLKIKDFTLENGCYTILIKGKGDKYRAVMLKAFHIESLLKEWLIERELYPVKNDLLFCNQKGMALTQAYLYRQVERIINFAGLRREKNGAHMLRHSFATLLYQKRHDLILVQEALGHASLNTSRIYTHFDKQRLEEVASIWEES
- a CDS encoding ribonucleoside-diphosphate reductase subunit alpha, translating into MITVVKRNGRIEPLDITKIQKYTKDATDNLEGVSQSELEVDARLQFRDKITTEEIQQTLIKTAVDKIDIDTPNWSFVASRLFLYDLYHKVSGFTGYRHLKEYFENAEEKGRILKGFKEKFDLEFLNSQIKPERDFQFNYLGIKTLYDRYLLKDANNYPIELPQHMFMSIAMFLAQNEQEPNKIALEFYEVLSKFEAMCATPTLANARTTKHQLSSCYIGSTPDNIEGIFDSYKEMALLSKYGGGIGWDFSLVRSIGSYIDGHKNASAGTIPFLKIANDVAIAVDQLGTRKGAIAVYLEIWHIDVMEFIDLRKNSGDERRRAHDLFPALWVCDLFMKRVLEDAMWTLFDPYECKDLSELYGQEFEKRYLEYEKDPKIIKEYINAKDLWKKILMNYFEAGLPFLAFKDNANRCNPNAHAGIIRSSNLCTEIFQNTAPNHYYMQIEYTDGTMDFFEEKQLVTTDNNITKCANKLTSTDILKGKQIYIATKIAKDGQTAVCNLASINLSKINTEEDIKRVVPIMVRLLDNVIDLNFYPNRKVKATNLQNRAIGLGVMGEAQMLAEHKIAWGSKEHLEKIDALMEQISYHAIDTSANLAKEKGVYKDFENSEWSKGIFPIDKANNEALKLTEKGLFNYACDWQGLREKVKTFGMRNGYLMAIAPTSSISILVGTTQTIEPIYKKKWFEENLSGLIPVVVPNLSVETWNFYTSAYDIDAKDLIKAAAVRQKWIDQGQSINVFLRIENASGKTLHEIYTLAWKLGLKSTYYLRSESPSIDEKSVLDRSVECFNCQ